From one Aeropyrum camini SY1 = JCM 12091 genomic stretch:
- a CDS encoding SagB/ThcOx family dehydrogenase, whose translation MEDLCRLVSTLYRRLSSAARRRLLKGLGLAVERGDPALVYHSLSTLARDYYGDSLPYASEGYYKTYSSAPCVGLPEPARSSGVDVLEAIRMRRSRRSYSQRPLTAKEVSTLLFHVAGITGRAWWGGPKRPYPSAGALQPVEVYLVVERVEGLKPGLYHYNPAGHCLEMLREGRLLRELADVSLGQDHVADAAAALVLTAVYTRTGSKYGHRSYRYVHWDTGFAGENLYLVCEALGLATVAVGAFYDEEMCSFLGIECPWEMPMLVFPVGARG comes from the coding sequence GTGGAGGATCTGTGCAGGCTTGTGTCCACGCTGTACAGAAGACTCTCGTCGGCCGCTAGAAGGAGGCTCCTGAAAGGCCTCGGGCTCGCTGTCGAGAGGGGAGACCCTGCTCTAGTATACCACAGCCTATCCACTCTCGCCCGAGACTACTACGGCGACTCCCTACCCTATGCAAGCGAAGGATACTATAAGACCTACAGCTCCGCACCGTGCGTGGGGCTGCCCGAGCCGGCCAGGTCCTCGGGGGTGGACGTGCTCGAGGCTATACGCATGAGGAGGAGCAGGAGAAGCTACTCGCAGAGGCCTCTCACAGCAAAGGAGGTTTCAACCCTACTATTCCACGTAGCAGGCATAACAGGGCGTGCATGGTGGGGGGGTCCGAAGAGGCCCTATCCAAGCGCGGGCGCGCTACAGCCAGTGGAGGTCTATCTAGTTGTTGAGAGGGTTGAGGGTCTGAAGCCGGGGCTCTACCATTACAACCCTGCTGGACACTGTCTCGAGATGCTGCGTGAAGGGAGGCTGCTCCGGGAGCTGGCCGATGTGAGCCTAGGCCAGGATCATGTTGCCGATGCTGCGGCAGCCCTCGTCCTGACAGCCGTCTACACGAGGACAGGCTCAAAGTATGGGCACCGCAGCTACAGGTACGTCCACTGGGATACAGGCTTTGCAGGGGAGAACCTCTACCTAGTATGCGAGGCCCTAGGCCTGGCGACAGTGGCTGTGGGGGCGTTTTACGACGAGGAAATGTGCAGCTTCCTCGGTATCGAGTGCCCCTGGGAAATGCCCATGCTGGTGTTCCCCGTGGGAGCTAGGGGATGA
- a CDS encoding nucleotidyltransferase: MVSRRGVASSLRALLDRGFRFTIIGGTVVEHALGSRDLGDDVDLFGEEPSPLLEEEYYSVAHELGWSSGQTWLGTPRLIARVGGEEVPLEFFDNVHDFYVPEPMLERAERVVLDGVRVKMVLLEDHIVLKAHAGRGSDMERLKEIGRHVRKGRLQVSASLVREAVEFFGDEAPVLLRRLREAGLL; the protein is encoded by the coding sequence ATGGTTTCCAGGAGAGGCGTTGCCTCTTCCCTGAGGGCTCTGCTTGACAGGGGTTTTAGGTTTACTATTATAGGCGGGACCGTGGTGGAGCATGCCCTGGGAAGCAGGGATCTTGGGGATGATGTAGACCTGTTTGGTGAGGAGCCTTCCCCGCTTCTCGAGGAGGAGTATTATAGTGTCGCCCACGAGCTGGGATGGTCCTCGGGCCAGACGTGGCTCGGGACGCCCAGGCTCATAGCTAGGGTTGGAGGTGAGGAGGTTCCTCTGGAGTTCTTCGACAACGTCCACGACTTCTACGTCCCCGAGCCTATGCTTGAGAGGGCTGAGAGGGTGGTTTTGGATGGTGTCAGGGTTAAGATGGTTCTCCTGGAGGACCATATAGTTTTGAAGGCCCACGCAGGTAGAGGGAGCGATATGGAGAGGCTTAAGGAGATAGGAAGGCATGTGAGGAAGGGTCGTCTACAGGTTAGCGCCAGTCTAGTGCGGGAGGCTGTAGAGTTTTTCGGTGATGAAGCCCCAGTCCTCTTGAGGAGGCTTAGAGAGGCTGGCCTGCTATGA
- a CDS encoding phosphoribosyltransferase gives MARVPVKLVDWSEIVEWSLGLSNSIRESGYKPDVIIAVSRGGFVPARLLCDFLDVTNLLSIQSQHWVEAARMAEKAILKFPYRVDLGGMKALLVDDIVDTGDTLLLAKEFIEREWKPLELRVAALQWISSVAKFKPDYYYMEVREWAWFQYPWTRLEDTMQFITRLFREHEGLRGRAVSAGELEEAFKEFYGIDPGSLGFYWRLALERLLEKGVLERVDGGYRLSGGGG, from the coding sequence TTGGCTAGAGTGCCTGTAAAGCTTGTGGACTGGAGCGAGATTGTCGAGTGGAGCCTGGGCCTCTCCAACTCCATCAGGGAGAGCGGGTATAAGCCAGACGTGATTATAGCTGTCTCTAGGGGGGGCTTCGTCCCCGCCCGGCTGCTCTGCGATTTCCTGGACGTGACCAACCTGCTTAGCATACAGAGCCAGCACTGGGTGGAGGCAGCCAGGATGGCTGAGAAGGCCATACTAAAGTTCCCCTACCGTGTCGACCTGGGTGGTATGAAGGCTCTCCTCGTTGACGATATAGTGGATACCGGGGATACTCTACTCCTAGCTAAAGAGTTTATAGAGAGGGAATGGAAGCCCTTGGAGCTGAGGGTTGCAGCCCTGCAGTGGATAAGCAGCGTTGCCAAGTTCAAGCCGGACTACTATTATATGGAGGTCAGGGAGTGGGCGTGGTTCCAGTACCCGTGGACGCGTCTCGAGGACACTATGCAGTTTATTACGAGGCTTTTCAGGGAGCACGAGGGTCTGAGGGGCCGGGCCGTGTCAGCCGGGGAGCTTGAGGAGGCTTTCAAGGAGTTCTATGGCATAGACCCCGGGAGCCTTGGTTTCTACTGGAGACTGGCTCTGGAGAGGCTGCTGGAGAAGGGAGTGCTCGAGAGGGTTGACGGCGGGTATAGGCTTTCTGGAGGGGGCGGCTAG
- a CDS encoding FAD-binding oxidoreductase yields the protein MEGDSVSRVVEELERLLGPEKVISDPHIVRLYSREPSGLEGRAEAVVLPESAQDVSRLVRYAYHKEIYIYPQGSSTDLAGGAFPERPGVVVSMERMRRVKEVSVLDSVVVVEPGVRLWDLNVELSKHRYMFPIDPGSVKVATVGGAVNTGAGGMRGARYGTMRDWVLGLEIVLPDEEGTILRVGCRTLKCRQGYDLARLIVGSEGTLAIVTEAILKITPMPENVVVVLAFFPTMRQLVDAVIEVKSRAIDTLLMEFMDVDSARLAAETLGAAIRPDGHMLLVGVPVNREASERVLGEVVSIARAAGAASVYTARSMEEAEEKKLLEIRRSLFATQALLTQKQFKGRKVMMLMEDIAVPPSKLLDAVERLKELEAKYGFKTVLGGHIGDGNLHPTISYPVDDEKAKEAALQWYYDVMKMAIELGGTVSAEHGIGVLKKEALKLELERVGSTKALEIMAGIKRVFDPKGILNPGKVVGPG from the coding sequence ATGGAGGGTGATTCTGTGTCCCGTGTTGTCGAGGAGTTGGAGAGGCTGTTAGGCCCTGAAAAGGTGATATCGGACCCGCATATAGTGAGGCTTTATTCGAGGGAGCCAAGCGGTCTTGAGGGCCGGGCTGAGGCCGTCGTATTACCCGAGTCAGCCCAGGATGTGTCTAGGCTTGTGAGGTACGCCTACCATAAGGAGATCTACATCTACCCCCAGGGCTCCTCGACTGACTTGGCTGGTGGGGCCTTCCCAGAGAGGCCTGGGGTTGTCGTATCTATGGAGAGGATGAGGCGTGTAAAGGAGGTTAGCGTCCTCGACTCTGTTGTGGTGGTGGAGCCTGGTGTCAGGCTTTGGGATCTAAACGTAGAACTCTCTAAGCACCGGTACATGTTCCCTATAGACCCGGGTAGTGTCAAGGTGGCAACCGTCGGCGGCGCTGTAAACACTGGAGCGGGAGGAATGAGGGGGGCCCGATACGGGACGATGAGAGACTGGGTTTTAGGCCTGGAGATAGTGCTGCCTGACGAGGAAGGCACTATACTTAGGGTTGGTTGTAGGACGCTCAAGTGCAGGCAGGGCTACGACCTTGCTAGGCTAATAGTTGGCAGTGAGGGGACGCTTGCGATAGTGACGGAGGCTATACTGAAGATAACTCCGATGCCCGAGAACGTAGTGGTGGTACTGGCCTTCTTCCCCACTATGAGGCAGCTGGTGGACGCTGTCATAGAGGTGAAGTCGAGGGCTATAGATACGCTTCTCATGGAGTTCATGGATGTAGACTCGGCGAGGCTTGCAGCAGAGACCCTCGGAGCGGCGATAAGGCCTGACGGCCACATGCTGCTTGTAGGAGTGCCCGTTAACAGGGAGGCCTCAGAGAGGGTTTTGGGCGAAGTGGTGTCCATAGCCAGGGCGGCAGGCGCCGCCTCCGTCTACACAGCTAGGAGTATGGAGGAGGCTGAGGAGAAGAAGCTTCTAGAGATAAGGAGGAGTCTATTCGCGACCCAGGCGCTCCTCACCCAGAAGCAGTTTAAAGGGAGGAAGGTTATGATGCTTATGGAGGACATAGCTGTCCCCCCCTCAAAGCTTCTCGATGCTGTCGAGAGGCTGAAGGAACTAGAGGCGAAGTACGGCTTCAAAACGGTTCTAGGAGGCCACATAGGCGACGGCAACCTCCACCCCACAATAAGCTATCCTGTAGACGACGAGAAGGCTAAGGAGGCCGCGCTTCAGTGGTACTACGACGTTATGAAGATGGCCATAGAACTAGGCGGCACGGTGAGTGCGGAGCACGGCATAGGGGTCCTAAAGAAGGAGGCTCTGAAGCTTGAGCTAGAGAGGGTGGGCTCCACGAAAGCCCTGGAGATCATGGCAGGCATAAAAAGGGTGTTTGACCCCAAAGGCATACTCAACCCTGGAAAGGTTGTCGGGCCCGGGTAA
- the pyk gene encoding pyruvate kinase, which translates to MRGPVKIVATVGPSSASASILAQMLSLGVDVARINTSHGSVDQWSSMLESLRRAEEAVGKRVGVAVDLEGPRVRTSNSALVKLEKGDLVTLGYMEGDIPVDSKQFFEALDEGDIVLLDDGKIALQVESVEGFQVKARVIEGGVLGPRKGVVVRGKEPDLPPLTARDRSALEFFADKGVSHVYVSFARSAEHVEKVRSIIRRLGLRHARVFAKIEGPSGVRRIGEIAEASDGVIIARGDLGMHYSLEELPEIQELIVMEARRRHKTVVLATEFLSSMIEKPVPTRSEVVDIYQAVLQTADALMLTGETAVGRYPVKSVQWMAKISSRAYRKLAASPPEKPRPTSTPYKLALGLVELAESLDAPLVVYSKTGRFAERLASFRPLKTFYVGVPSREVERVVRHLWGAEPVVVGDHPYEAGLARTYEKLRSENIIHGDETVVEAAWSSERGIYIIRVRNLEF; encoded by the coding sequence ATGAGGGGACCTGTCAAGATAGTGGCTACAGTAGGCCCCTCCTCAGCCTCAGCCTCTATACTAGCCCAGATGCTTAGCCTCGGTGTGGATGTTGCCAGGATAAACACCAGCCATGGGAGCGTGGATCAGTGGAGCAGCATGCTGGAGTCGCTGAGGAGAGCTGAGGAGGCCGTGGGGAAGAGGGTGGGTGTTGCTGTAGACCTTGAGGGCCCTAGGGTTAGGACCAGTAACAGCGCTCTAGTCAAGCTGGAGAAGGGTGACCTAGTAACCCTCGGCTACATGGAGGGGGATATACCGGTCGATTCTAAGCAGTTCTTCGAAGCGCTGGACGAGGGGGATATAGTTTTGCTGGACGACGGTAAGATAGCTCTCCAGGTAGAGTCGGTAGAGGGGTTCCAGGTTAAAGCGAGAGTTATAGAGGGGGGAGTTCTGGGGCCTAGAAAGGGGGTGGTGGTTAGGGGTAAGGAGCCCGACCTGCCGCCCCTCACCGCCAGGGACAGGAGCGCCCTCGAATTCTTCGCCGACAAGGGTGTCAGCCACGTTTACGTCAGCTTCGCCCGGAGCGCCGAGCACGTTGAGAAGGTTAGAAGCATCATAAGGAGGCTAGGCCTCAGGCATGCGAGAGTCTTCGCCAAGATAGAGGGGCCCAGCGGGGTCAGGAGGATAGGGGAGATTGCCGAGGCGAGCGACGGCGTTATAATAGCTAGGGGCGACCTCGGCATGCACTACAGTCTGGAGGAGCTCCCGGAGATACAGGAGCTCATAGTTATGGAGGCCAGGAGGAGGCATAAGACGGTGGTTCTGGCCACAGAATTCCTTTCAAGCATGATAGAGAAGCCTGTGCCCACAAGGAGCGAGGTTGTTGACATCTACCAGGCTGTACTTCAGACGGCGGACGCGCTTATGCTTACAGGGGAGACGGCGGTAGGGAGGTATCCAGTCAAGTCTGTCCAGTGGATGGCGAAGATATCCTCAAGGGCATATAGAAAGCTGGCTGCCAGCCCGCCCGAGAAGCCTAGGCCGACGTCAACACCCTACAAGCTGGCCTTAGGCCTTGTGGAGCTCGCCGAGAGCCTTGACGCCCCCCTGGTTGTATACAGCAAGACTGGCAGGTTCGCTGAGAGGCTCGCAAGCTTCAGACCCCTCAAAACGTTCTACGTCGGTGTGCCCAGCCGTGAAGTTGAGAGGGTCGTGAGGCACCTCTGGGGGGCTGAACCCGTTGTTGTTGGAGACCACCCCTACGAGGCTGGCCTGGCCAGGACCTACGAGAAACTCCGCAGCGAGAATATAATACATGGTGACGAGACCGTGGTTGAGGCGGCCTGGAGCAGCGAGAGGGGGATATATATTATCAGGGTTAGGAACCTAGAGTTCTAG